The Anastrepha ludens isolate Willacy chromosome 2, idAnaLude1.1, whole genome shotgun sequence genome contains a region encoding:
- the LOC128855208 gene encoding uncharacterized protein LOC128855208: protein MANSCKEITAFGGAVCNLKFNQPSAVILILLPFIHECCPPTTSSHCLRCNSEGCIKCPAYLMTDTRQCVDQCPSGYIDQWSAHTEFMGRVCVSTGYSGPLMAAIAGLIGGFVVCLTLLAVAMMLVRRRRRRKSIKQKLINENTMDRSDFLRQLNEMRPNAEYFLAMLNDTRRQIRKLYLSGEVSAANSYRPIVRDLAKILILLNRPIELIPAAPHDWNRLYTWSEQALERYKPQVGHLIDFFQPSGGGGGGGGVGVGIGSRGSGSVGISDDFDATFFPQKSNNVYRQSMLPGSGPQKLHMFGSLISLHEFDEPRPSDPFGSSFNTLKSGNLISDLNASSLWLEDEFYKLGFRPQDEITTEL from the coding sequence GTTGTCCGCCCACCACAAGTTCGCATTGTTTGCGCTGCAACAGCGAGGGCTGCATCAAGTGCCCCGCCTACTTGATGACCGACACGCGTCAGTGCGTGGATCAATGCCCTTCCGGCTACATCGATCAATGGTCGGCGCATACCGAATTCATGGGACGAGTTTGCGTCTCCACCGGCTACTCTGGCCCACTCATGGCCGCTATTGCTGGCCTCATCGGCGGTTTTGTAGTCTGTCTCACACTACTGGCTGTCGCAATGATGCTGGtgcgacgacgacgacgacgcaAATCAATTAAGCAGAAGTTGATCAACGAGAATACCATGGATCGTTCGGATTTTTTGCGACAACTCAACGAAATGCGTCCCAACGCCGAGTATTTCCTGGCGATGCTCAACGATACGCGCCGACAAATACGCAAATTGTACCTGTCAGGCGAAGTGAGTGCTGCGAACTCTTATCGGCCGATCGTACGCGACCTGGCCAAAATACTAATACTGCTCAATCGACCAATTGAATTGATACCGGCGGCGCCGCACGACTGGAATCGTTTGTATACGTGGTCCGAGCAAGCATTGGAACGCTACAAGCCACAAGTGGGCCATCTGATTGACTTCTTTCAACCCTCTGGcggcggcggtggtggtggtggtgttggcGTTGGAATTGGAAGTCGCGGCAGCGGCAGCGTCGGTATTAGCGATGACTTCGATGCGACTTTCTTCCCGCAGAAGAGCAACAACGTCTACAGGCAAAGCATGTTGCCGGGATCGGGCCCGCAAAAGTTGCACATGTTCGGGTCGCTCATCAGTCTGCACGAGTTTGACGAGCCGCGGCCTTCGGATCCATTCGGCAGCAGCTTCAATACGCTTAAGAGTGGCAATCTGATATCGGATCTCAATGCGAGTTCGTTGTGGCTCGAAGACGAATTCTACAAATTGGGCTTCCGACCGCAGGACGAAATCACGACTGAACTATAA
- the LOC128859730 gene encoding DNA-binding protein Ets97D isoform X1: METNDLTHLNEDYRLDSTDFENIMANEIFQQHNLYLDQDQEMDENEPDDVIILHMDIREPLRTLQKLAEKKIGMSLKDYKFFLQDTQELEPHKNLVDQCVKGEGLVQINVQIQTAEQHINIVDVLKPTEAALAALAAEESSKNAETGEESEEKPCLNWVLDNKFKKEQIRLKIPEDPNEWTIAQVKHWFQWAVRQFELSGVNMNDWHITGRELCSLTHEEFRRKLPRDPGNVFWTHLQLLKECKFVSVVHKVVEDRGASASGAKATSSTGGGSAAPIKEMKIMRKTSLSATKTSCKKSPLPADTSPTHNTLSSTTSGGGSSIGNNYSVGSGNNGQVQLWQFLLEILTDREHRNIIQWVGVEGEFKLIDPECVARLWGIKKNKPAMNYEKLSRALRYYYDGDMISKVPGKRFAYKFDCDLKLLIGYDAAELAQLVNEQSFLNESIFMKPETLQDQLKQLAEDG; this comes from the exons ATGGAAACAAATGATTTGACGCATTTAAATGAAGACTATAGGTTGGACAGCACAGACTTTG AAAACATAATGGCCAATGAAATTTTTCAACAACACAATCTTTATTTGGACCAAGACCAGGAGATGGATGAAAATGAGCCCGATGATGTTATCATTTTGCACATGGACATCCGTGAGCCGCTGCGTACGTTGCA GAAACTGGCTGAGAAAAAAATTGGCATGAGTCTAAAGGATTACAAATTCTTCTTGCAAGACACACAGGAG TTGGAGCCGCATAAAAATCTTGTAGACCAATGTGTTAAAGGTGAGGGACTTGTACAGATAAACGTGCAGATACAAACCGCTGAGCAGCACATAAATATTGTTGATGTACTAAAACCAACCGAGGCGGCTTTGG CTGCTTTGGCTGCTGAGGAATCGAGCAAAAATGCCGAAACGGGTGAAGAATCCGAGGAGAAACCTTGTCTCAACTGGGTGCTggacaataaatttaaaaaagaacaaatacgTCTTAAAATACCAGAAGATCCGAACGAGTGGACAATTGCACAAGTGAAACATTGGTTTCAATGGGCTGTAAGGCAATTCGAATTG AGCGGTGTCAACATGAATGACTGGCATATAACTGGGCGGGAACTTTGCTCGTTAACGCATGAAGAATTCCGTCGAAAGCTGCCCAGAGATCCGGGAAATGTCTTTTGGACACATTTACAATTGCTCAAGGAATGTAAATTCGTCTCAGTTGTACATAAAGTAGTTGAAGATCGTGGAGCTTCAGCCAGCGGCGCGAAAGCAACATCCAGTACTGGCGGTGGATCGGCGGCGCCgattaaagaaatgaaaataatgcgCAAAACTAGCTTAAGCGCAACAAAAACTTCCTGTAAGAAAT CACCGTTACCTGCGGATACCTCACCTACGCATAACACACTCAGTAGCACTACATCGGGCGGAGGTAGCAGTATTGGCAATAATTATAGTGTCGGTTCGGGTAACAATGGTCAAGTGCAACTCTGGCAATTTCTCCTCGAAATACTTACCGATCGTGAACATCGAAACATCATACAATGGGTTGGCGTCGAAGGGGAATTTAAACTCATCGACCCAGAGTGTGTGGCGCGTTTGTGGGGCATCAAGAAGAACAAACCGGCAATGAATTATGAAAAGCTATCGCGTGCCTTGCGTTATTACTACGATGGCGATATGATATCAAAAGTGCCGGGCAAGCGTTTCGCTTATAAGTTCGATTGTGATTTGAAACTGTTAATTGGCTATGATGCAGCAGAGCTGGCGCAATTGGTGAATGAGCAAAGTTTTCTGAATGAGTCGATATTTATGAAACCGGAAACTTTGCAAGATCAACTTAAGCAATTAGCAGAGGATGGGTGA
- the LOC128859730 gene encoding DNA-binding protein Ets97D isoform X2, whose protein sequence is METNDLTHLNEDYRLDSTDFENIMANEIFQQHNLYLDQDQEMDENEPDDVIILHMDIREPLRTLQKLAEKKIGMSLKDYKFFLQDTQELEPHKNLVDQCVKGEGLVQINVQIQTAEQHINIVDVLKPTEAALAALAAEESSKNAETGEESEEKPCLNWVLDNKFKKEQIRLKIPEDPNEWTIAQVKHWFQWAVRQFELSGVNMNDWHITGRELCSLTHEEFRRKLPRDPGNVFWTHLQLLKECKFVSVVHKVVEDRGASASGAKATSSTGGGSAAPIKEMKIMRKTSLSATKTSSPLPADTSPTHNTLSSTTSGGGSSIGNNYSVGSGNNGQVQLWQFLLEILTDREHRNIIQWVGVEGEFKLIDPECVARLWGIKKNKPAMNYEKLSRALRYYYDGDMISKVPGKRFAYKFDCDLKLLIGYDAAELAQLVNEQSFLNESIFMKPETLQDQLKQLAEDG, encoded by the exons ATGGAAACAAATGATTTGACGCATTTAAATGAAGACTATAGGTTGGACAGCACAGACTTTG AAAACATAATGGCCAATGAAATTTTTCAACAACACAATCTTTATTTGGACCAAGACCAGGAGATGGATGAAAATGAGCCCGATGATGTTATCATTTTGCACATGGACATCCGTGAGCCGCTGCGTACGTTGCA GAAACTGGCTGAGAAAAAAATTGGCATGAGTCTAAAGGATTACAAATTCTTCTTGCAAGACACACAGGAG TTGGAGCCGCATAAAAATCTTGTAGACCAATGTGTTAAAGGTGAGGGACTTGTACAGATAAACGTGCAGATACAAACCGCTGAGCAGCACATAAATATTGTTGATGTACTAAAACCAACCGAGGCGGCTTTGG CTGCTTTGGCTGCTGAGGAATCGAGCAAAAATGCCGAAACGGGTGAAGAATCCGAGGAGAAACCTTGTCTCAACTGGGTGCTggacaataaatttaaaaaagaacaaatacgTCTTAAAATACCAGAAGATCCGAACGAGTGGACAATTGCACAAGTGAAACATTGGTTTCAATGGGCTGTAAGGCAATTCGAATTG AGCGGTGTCAACATGAATGACTGGCATATAACTGGGCGGGAACTTTGCTCGTTAACGCATGAAGAATTCCGTCGAAAGCTGCCCAGAGATCCGGGAAATGTCTTTTGGACACATTTACAATTGCTCAAGGAATGTAAATTCGTCTCAGTTGTACATAAAGTAGTTGAAGATCGTGGAGCTTCAGCCAGCGGCGCGAAAGCAACATCCAGTACTGGCGGTGGATCGGCGGCGCCgattaaagaaatgaaaataatgcgCAAAACTAGCTTAAGCGCAACAAAAACTTCCT CACCGTTACCTGCGGATACCTCACCTACGCATAACACACTCAGTAGCACTACATCGGGCGGAGGTAGCAGTATTGGCAATAATTATAGTGTCGGTTCGGGTAACAATGGTCAAGTGCAACTCTGGCAATTTCTCCTCGAAATACTTACCGATCGTGAACATCGAAACATCATACAATGGGTTGGCGTCGAAGGGGAATTTAAACTCATCGACCCAGAGTGTGTGGCGCGTTTGTGGGGCATCAAGAAGAACAAACCGGCAATGAATTATGAAAAGCTATCGCGTGCCTTGCGTTATTACTACGATGGCGATATGATATCAAAAGTGCCGGGCAAGCGTTTCGCTTATAAGTTCGATTGTGATTTGAAACTGTTAATTGGCTATGATGCAGCAGAGCTGGCGCAATTGGTGAATGAGCAAAGTTTTCTGAATGAGTCGATATTTATGAAACCGGAAACTTTGCAAGATCAACTTAAGCAATTAGCAGAGGATGGGTGA